Proteins encoded within one genomic window of Aquarana catesbeiana isolate 2022-GZ linkage group LG03, ASM4218655v1, whole genome shotgun sequence:
- the NKX2-6 gene encoding homeobox protein Nkx-2.6 produces MLPSPATSTPFSVKDILKLEKQHPAGQVEATPCSEGQDKGRDTEDLGLPCQSPMGEEDEETQEQSGEVSSRRGEPPDRPQQRQRRKPRVLFSQVQVYELERRFKQQKYLSAPEREQLASVLKLTSTQVKIWFQNRRYKCKRQKQDRSLELAGHPPPRRVAVPVLVRDGKPCLAGNQTFHTSYGANASSYPYPVCFGGYSSNPYYSGASMVPTGGTPSVQLVSMNIAAVPGNAQQGHLQPSLPGIRAW; encoded by the exons ATGCTCCCCAGTCCTGCCACTTCCACCCCTTTCTCAGTGAAGGACATCCTGAAGCTGGAGAAGCAGCATCCTGCAGGCCAGGTGGAGGCAACACCCTGCTCAGAGGGACAGGACAAAGGAAGGGACACTGAGGACCTGGGGCTCCCCTGCCAGTCCCCAATGGGAGAGGAAGACGAGGAAACTCAGGAACAAA GCGGCGAGGTGTCCAGCAGGAGGGGGGAGCCCCCAGATCGCCCCCAGCAGAGGCAGAGGAGGAAGCCCCGGGTCCTCTTCTCCCAGGTCCAGGTGTATGAGTTGGAGAGGAGGTTCAAGCAGCAGAAGTACCTGTCTGCCCCGGAGAGGGAACAGCTGGCATCAGTCCTCAAGCTGACCTCCACCCAGGTGAAGATCTGGTTCCAAAACAGAAGATACAAGTGCAAGCGGCAGAAACAGGACCGGTCTCTGGAGTTGGCAGGACACCCTCCTCCACGCAGGGTGGCAGTGCCAGTCCTGGTCAGGGATGGGAAGCCCTGCCTGGCCGGAAATCAGACTTTCCATACAAGTTATGGTGCCAATGCCAGCTCATACCCTTATCCGGTGTGTTTTGGTGGATACAGCAGCAATCCTTATTACTCGGGAGCTTCTATGGTGCCGACTGGGGGCACACCATCCGTACAGCTGGTCAGTATGAACATCGCAGCGGTCCCTGGCAATGCCCAGCAGGGGCATTTACAGCCTTCTTTGCCGGGAATCAGAGCCTGGTGA